One Lucilia cuprina isolate Lc7/37 chromosome 4, ASM2204524v1, whole genome shotgun sequence DNA segment encodes these proteins:
- the LOC111685943 gene encoding chloride channel protein 2 isoform X8, which yields MFKNIPPAEESEDEYIREYAFEPELLINRDDYLKQERQTAASSSSISAAESAARLDDATASGYSRRVSSDSYHEYKTQVEVEIEAFYHMYGRYTKDLGEFAKDEARKLKLLEKRRKLEDKQRNKELLGKRKSRAFKVASWIWKHTFARLGEDWVFLALLGIIMALLSYVMDKGISICTSARVWLYRDLTSQPIAQYFAWVSLPVCLILFSAGFVHLIAPQSIGSGIPEMKTILRGVALKEYLTFKTLVAKIVGLTATLGSGMPLGKEGPFVHIASIVAQLLSKLVTSFQGIYENESRNSEMLAAACAVGVGACFAAPVGGVLFSIEVTTTYFAVRNYWRGFFAAVCGATVFRLLAVWFQNADTVRAVFLTNFTTEFPFDPQELFVFALMGVVCGLGGAAYVWVHRRYVLFMRSNKKMNKFLQKNRFLYPGFLALLVSTLSFPLGTGQFIAGELGTHEQVTQLFSNFTWSQDYLTVEQAAIVTHWMTPYTNVFINLSCYVLFTFLFSIVASTIPVPSGIFIPVFKIGAGLGRLIGESMHLWFPSGVRYGGRLSPIIPGGYAVVGAAAFSGAVTHTVSVAVIVFEMTGQITHVVPVMIAVLIANAIAALLQPSMYDSIILIKKLPYLPDLLPSSSGMYSIYVEDFMVRDVKYIWQNISYQKLKEVLKANKTLRSLPLVDNPDNMILLGSVQRYELIKMIEKHIGREKRMEMAQKWHKEAEERAREEERKKLEAEQKMRRPSRFEVLPAPDIISLRQIANDEMLPPKKKQESLNNTLQPRKSILKKTNSFNLKAFAPTSLHSPNITPYTTITGTEYRIRNAFEAIFKKSTTLQDVQPAAGDAGNISAATSAGDMTPGTPSVHRTPSTPGISKKVQLPRERVIDMSPEDQKKWEMEEMQKPIDLDKANVHIDPSPFQLVERTSILKVHSLFSMVGINHAYVTKIGRLVGVVGLKELRKAIEDINSNSFVVQNQLKDSDPNDVEKSAVERPLLSLPQDCSDKQVNMTVTSMDSALSNSDNCSDIEMENIQHKIHPTPPPTRRNQSPSPPSHRNRSPSPPTNRKRSISPPPPATSSSDDNLSPKSSPTRDSSKD from the exons ATGTTCAAAAATATACCACCCGCTGAAGAATCCGAAGATGAATATATACGTGAATATGCTTTTGAGCCGGAGTTGTTAATAAATCGTGATGATTATTTGAAACAAGAACGTCAGACCGCCGCCTCATCATCATCGATATCAGCTGCGGAATCAGCGGCACGTTTAGACGATGCCACCGCATCGGGTTATTCACGTCGTGTTAGTTCCGACAGCTATCATGAGTACAAAACGCAAGTTGAAGTCGAAATTGAGGCTTTCTATCAT atgtATGGCCGTTATACCAAAGATTTAGGAGAATTTGCCAAAGATGAAGCCAGAAAACTCAAATTACTTGAAAAACGACGAAAATTGGAGGACAAACAGAGGAATAAG GAACTCTTAGGTAAACGCAAATCACGTGCATTTAAAGTAGCATCATGGATATGGAAACATACATTTGCCCGTCTTGGGGAAGATTGGGTATTTTTAGCCTTATTAGGTATTATAATGGCCCTGCTATCGTATGTCATGGACAAGGGCATTTCAATATGTACCAGTg CTCGTGTTTGGTTATATCGCGATTTAACCTCACAACCTATAGCTCAATATTTTGCCTGGGTTTCCCTGCCTGTCTGTTTGATTTTATTCTCCGCTGGTTTTGTACATTTAATAGCACCACAAAGTATAG GTTCCGGTATACccgaaatgaaaacaattttacgTGGTGTGGccttaaaagaatatttaacatttaaaacattagtGGCCAAAATTGTTGGTTTAACGGCAACTTTGGGCAGTGGTATGCCATTAGGAAAGGAA GGTCCATTCGTACATATAGCAAGTATTGTAGCACAATTATTAAGTAAGCTAGTAACATCATTCCAAGGTATCTATGAAAATGAATCGCGTAATTCAGAAATGTTAGCAGCCGCCTGTGCCGTGGGAGTAGGCGCCTGTTTTGCAGCACCCGTAGGAG GTGTCTTGTTTAGCATAGAAGTAACTACCACTTATTTTGCTGTGCGCAATTATTGGCGTGGTTTCTTTGCGGCCGTTTGTGGTGCTACCGTTTTTCGTTTGTTGGCCGTTTGGTTTCAAAATGCCGATACAGTGCGTGCggtatttttaactaatttcacCACCGAATTTCCTTTTGATCCTCAGGAGTTATTTGTTTTCGCTTTAATGGG TGTTGTTTGTGGTTTAGGCGGTGCTGCTTACGTTTGGGTCCATCGTCGTTATGTGTTATTTATGcgttcaaataagaaaatgaataaatttttacagaaaaa TCGCTTTTTGTATCCCGGTTTCTTGGCTTTATTGGTTTCAACTCTATCCTTTCCCTTAGGCACTGGACAATTTATTGCCGGTGAATTGGGCACCCACGAACAGGTCACACAATTGTTTAGCAATTTCACTTGGAGTCAGGATTATTTGACGGTGGAACAGGCAGCCATTGTTACGCATTGGATGACACCCTACACAAATGTTTTCATCAATTTATCCTGTTATGTGCTATTCACG TTTCTATTTTCTATTGTGGCTTCCACCATACCAGTTCCCTCGGGTATTTTTATTCCCGTATTTAAAATTGGTGCCGGTCTGGGACGTTTAATAGGTGAAAGTATGCATCTGTGGTTTCCTTCAGGTGTGCGCTATGGTGGCCGTCTTTCACCTATAATCCCAGGGGGTTATGCTGTTGTGGGGGCAGCCGCTTTCTCAGGAGCTGTTACCCATACTGTTTCTGTAGCTGTTATAGTGTTCGAAATGACTGGCCAGATAACTCATGTAGTGCCTGTTATGATAGCTGTGCTTATTGCCAATGCCATAGCTGCTCTTCTGCAACCGTCCATGTATGATagcattattttaattaaaaaattgccCTATCTGCCCGATTTATTGCCCTCTTCCTCGGGCATGTACAGCATATATGTAGAAGATTTTATGGTGCGTGATGTCAAGTATATTTGGCAGaatatttcatatcaaaaactCAAAGAAGTTTTAAAAGCCAATAAAACCTTGCGTTCCCTGCCCTTGGTAGATAATCCCGATAATATGATCTTACTGGGTTCCGTACAACGCTATGAACTTATTAAAATGATAGAGAAACATATTGGCCGCGAGAAACGTATGGAAATGGCACAAAAATGGCATAAGGAAGCCGAAGAGAGAGCCCGCGAAGAGGAGCGCAAAAAACTTGAGGCTGAACAGAAAATGAGACGTCCCTCACGTTTTGAGGTTCTGCCTGCTCCCGATATCATAAGTTTGCGTCAAATAGCCAACGATGAAATGTTACCACCCAAAAAGAAACAAGAATCTTTAAATAATACTTTACAACCTCGCAAATCGATTTTGAAAAAGACAAATTCCTTTAATCTTAAAGCCTTCGCACCTACCTCATTACACAGTCCTAACATAACGCCATATACCACGATAACTGGCACCGAATACCGCATACGCAATGCCTTTGAggcgatatttaaaaaatctaccaCCTTGCAAGATGTTCAACCGGCCGCAGGAGATGCGGGCAATATATCGGCCGCCACTAGTGCGGGCGATATGACACCGGGTACTCCGTCGGTGCACAGGACACCCAGTACACCGGGCATATCGAAAAAAGTTCAATTG CCTCGAGAACGTGTCATCGATATGTCACCGGAAGATCAAAAGAAATGGGAAATGGAAGAAATGCAAAAGCCTATTGATTTGGACAAAGCTAATGTTCATATCGATCCCTCACCATTTCAATTGGTCGAACGTACTTCCATACTCAAAGTTCATTCCCTGTTCTCTATGGTCGGCATCAATCATGCCTATGTTACCAAAATTGGCCGTTTAGTGGGTGTGGTCGGTCTTAAAGAG TTGCGCAAAGCCATCGAAGACATCAATAGCAACAGTTTCGTTGtacaaaatcaattaaaagaCAGTGATCCCAACGATGTGGAAAAATCGGCTGTAGAACGGCCTCTTTTATCGCTTCCTCAGGATTGCAGCGATAAACAGGTCAATATGACAGTAACCTCAATGGATTCAGCTCTATCGAATTCCGATAATTGCTCTGACATTGAAATGGAAAATATACAACATAAAATACATCCCACACCACCACCCACCAGAAGAAATCAATCACCCTCACCACCATCTCATCGAAATCGTTCACCCTCACCACCAACCAATCGAAAACGTTCCATATCACCACCACCTCCAGCAACATCTTCTTCAGATGATAATTTAAGTCCAAAATCTTCACCTACTAGAGATTCTTCCAAGGACTAA
- the LOC111685943 gene encoding chloride channel protein 2 isoform X3: protein MKPRNVLEDSGAKETLLAVPKFTVQPVRVQPNGTPLDIVTEDEEEGLGYTHTLMYGRYTKDLGEFAKDEARKLKLLEKRRKLEDKQRNKELLGKRKSRAFKVASWIWKHTFARLGEDWVFLALLGIIMALLSYVMDKGISICTSARVWLYRDLTSQPIAQYFAWVSLPVCLILFSAGFVHLIAPQSIGSGIPEMKTILRGVALKEYLTFKTLVAKIVGLTATLGSGMPLGKEGPFVHIASIVAQLLSKLVTSFQGIYENESRNSEMLAAACAVGVGACFAAPVGGVLFSIEVTTTYFAVRNYWRGFFAAVCGATVFRLLAVWFQNADTVRAVFLTNFTTEFPFDPQELFVFALMGVVCGLGGAAYVWVHRRYVLFMRSNKKMNKFLQKNRFLYPGFLALLVSTLSFPLGTGQFIAGELGTHEQVTQLFSNFTWSQDYLTVEQAAIVTHWMTPYTNVFINLSCYVLFTFLFSIVASTIPVPSGIFIPVFKIGAGLGRLIGESMHLWFPSGVRYGGRLSPIIPGGYAVVGAAAFSGAVTHTVSVAVIVFEMTGQITHVVPVMIAVLIANAIAALLQPSMYDSIILIKKLPYLPDLLPSSSGMYSIYVEDFMVRDVKYIWQNISYQKLKEVLKANKTLRSLPLVDNPDNMILLGSVQRYELIKMIEKHIGREKRMEMAQKWHKEAEERAREEERKKLEAEQKMRRPSRFEVLPAPDIISLRQIANDEMLPPKKKQESLNNTLQPRKSILKKTNSFNLKAFAPTSLHSPNITPYTTITGTEYRIRNAFEAIFKKSTTLQDVQPAAGDAGNISAATSAGDMTPGTPSVHRTPSTPGISKKVQLQAQTSSEGSDVTTEYMQVPGGTQLKQQEKVHLNHLTTTKTFTSKWRRIHDQSKRNAKNNKLNTANEEISPGTTPELQPLRSILINNKISKDAYYHNLTEAEFDAKVLENTKENQINKPSIKTILKKHDNLKTILKQAQQLEETKPPPQQMPNHKGTLESVNEKGNLKKENDNVNESNAELSNKENDLTEKPLDELEKEKSFMGSQDLRSHEDAMSYKSSIKKVRLPRERVIDMSPEDQKKWEMEEMQKPIDLDKANVHIDPSPFQLVERTSILKVHSLFSMVGINHAYVTKIGRLVGVVGLKELRKAIEDINSNSFVVQNQLKDSDPNDVEKSAVERPLLSLPQDCSDKQVNMTVTSMDSALSNSDNCSDIEMENIQHKIHPTPPPTRRNQSPSPPSHRNRSPSPPTNRKRSISPPPPATSSSDDNLSPKSSPTRDSSKD, encoded by the exons atgtATGGCCGTTATACCAAAGATTTAGGAGAATTTGCCAAAGATGAAGCCAGAAAACTCAAATTACTTGAAAAACGACGAAAATTGGAGGACAAACAGAGGAATAAG GAACTCTTAGGTAAACGCAAATCACGTGCATTTAAAGTAGCATCATGGATATGGAAACATACATTTGCCCGTCTTGGGGAAGATTGGGTATTTTTAGCCTTATTAGGTATTATAATGGCCCTGCTATCGTATGTCATGGACAAGGGCATTTCAATATGTACCAGTg CTCGTGTTTGGTTATATCGCGATTTAACCTCACAACCTATAGCTCAATATTTTGCCTGGGTTTCCCTGCCTGTCTGTTTGATTTTATTCTCCGCTGGTTTTGTACATTTAATAGCACCACAAAGTATAG GTTCCGGTATACccgaaatgaaaacaattttacgTGGTGTGGccttaaaagaatatttaacatttaaaacattagtGGCCAAAATTGTTGGTTTAACGGCAACTTTGGGCAGTGGTATGCCATTAGGAAAGGAA GGTCCATTCGTACATATAGCAAGTATTGTAGCACAATTATTAAGTAAGCTAGTAACATCATTCCAAGGTATCTATGAAAATGAATCGCGTAATTCAGAAATGTTAGCAGCCGCCTGTGCCGTGGGAGTAGGCGCCTGTTTTGCAGCACCCGTAGGAG GTGTCTTGTTTAGCATAGAAGTAACTACCACTTATTTTGCTGTGCGCAATTATTGGCGTGGTTTCTTTGCGGCCGTTTGTGGTGCTACCGTTTTTCGTTTGTTGGCCGTTTGGTTTCAAAATGCCGATACAGTGCGTGCggtatttttaactaatttcacCACCGAATTTCCTTTTGATCCTCAGGAGTTATTTGTTTTCGCTTTAATGGG TGTTGTTTGTGGTTTAGGCGGTGCTGCTTACGTTTGGGTCCATCGTCGTTATGTGTTATTTATGcgttcaaataagaaaatgaataaatttttacagaaaaa TCGCTTTTTGTATCCCGGTTTCTTGGCTTTATTGGTTTCAACTCTATCCTTTCCCTTAGGCACTGGACAATTTATTGCCGGTGAATTGGGCACCCACGAACAGGTCACACAATTGTTTAGCAATTTCACTTGGAGTCAGGATTATTTGACGGTGGAACAGGCAGCCATTGTTACGCATTGGATGACACCCTACACAAATGTTTTCATCAATTTATCCTGTTATGTGCTATTCACG TTTCTATTTTCTATTGTGGCTTCCACCATACCAGTTCCCTCGGGTATTTTTATTCCCGTATTTAAAATTGGTGCCGGTCTGGGACGTTTAATAGGTGAAAGTATGCATCTGTGGTTTCCTTCAGGTGTGCGCTATGGTGGCCGTCTTTCACCTATAATCCCAGGGGGTTATGCTGTTGTGGGGGCAGCCGCTTTCTCAGGAGCTGTTACCCATACTGTTTCTGTAGCTGTTATAGTGTTCGAAATGACTGGCCAGATAACTCATGTAGTGCCTGTTATGATAGCTGTGCTTATTGCCAATGCCATAGCTGCTCTTCTGCAACCGTCCATGTATGATagcattattttaattaaaaaattgccCTATCTGCCCGATTTATTGCCCTCTTCCTCGGGCATGTACAGCATATATGTAGAAGATTTTATGGTGCGTGATGTCAAGTATATTTGGCAGaatatttcatatcaaaaactCAAAGAAGTTTTAAAAGCCAATAAAACCTTGCGTTCCCTGCCCTTGGTAGATAATCCCGATAATATGATCTTACTGGGTTCCGTACAACGCTATGAACTTATTAAAATGATAGAGAAACATATTGGCCGCGAGAAACGTATGGAAATGGCACAAAAATGGCATAAGGAAGCCGAAGAGAGAGCCCGCGAAGAGGAGCGCAAAAAACTTGAGGCTGAACAGAAAATGAGACGTCCCTCACGTTTTGAGGTTCTGCCTGCTCCCGATATCATAAGTTTGCGTCAAATAGCCAACGATGAAATGTTACCACCCAAAAAGAAACAAGAATCTTTAAATAATACTTTACAACCTCGCAAATCGATTTTGAAAAAGACAAATTCCTTTAATCTTAAAGCCTTCGCACCTACCTCATTACACAGTCCTAACATAACGCCATATACCACGATAACTGGCACCGAATACCGCATACGCAATGCCTTTGAggcgatatttaaaaaatctaccaCCTTGCAAGATGTTCAACCGGCCGCAGGAGATGCGGGCAATATATCGGCCGCCACTAGTGCGGGCGATATGACACCGGGTACTCCGTCGGTGCACAGGACACCCAGTACACCGGGCATATCGAAAAAAGTTCAATTG cAAGCACAAACCTCATCTGAGGGATCAGATGTTACAACTGAATATATG CAAGTACCAGGCGGTACCCAGCtcaaacaacaagaaaaagtcCACTTAAATCATTTAACCACCACCAAAACTTTCACTTCCAAATGGAGAAGAATTCACGATCAAAGTAAAAGAAATGCCAAAAATAATAAGCTCAATACAGCAAACGAAGAAATCTCACCCGGAACTACACCCGAATTGCAACCTTTAAGATCAATAttgataaataacaaaattagtaAAGATGCCTACTATCACAATCTCACAGAGGCAGAATTTGACGCTAAAGTATTAGAAAATACAAAAGAGAATCAAATCAATAAACCTTCGATTAAAACAATTCTAAAGAAACATGATAATCTAAAAACTATTCTAAAACAAGCTCAACAATTAGAGGAGACAAAGCCGCCTCCCCAGCAAATGCCCAATCATAAGGGAACCTTGGAAAGTGTAAatgaaaaaggaaatttaaaaaaagagaatgacAATGTAAATGAGAGTAATGCTGAATTAAGTAATAAAGAAAACGATCTTACCGAAAAGCCTCTAGATGAG CTTGAAAAGGAAAAGAGTTTTATGGGAAGTCAAGATTTAAGAAGTCATGAGGATGCCATG TCCTATAAAAGCAGTATTAAAAAAGTTAGATTG CCTCGAGAACGTGTCATCGATATGTCACCGGAAGATCAAAAGAAATGGGAAATGGAAGAAATGCAAAAGCCTATTGATTTGGACAAAGCTAATGTTCATATCGATCCCTCACCATTTCAATTGGTCGAACGTACTTCCATACTCAAAGTTCATTCCCTGTTCTCTATGGTCGGCATCAATCATGCCTATGTTACCAAAATTGGCCGTTTAGTGGGTGTGGTCGGTCTTAAAGAG TTGCGCAAAGCCATCGAAGACATCAATAGCAACAGTTTCGTTGtacaaaatcaattaaaagaCAGTGATCCCAACGATGTGGAAAAATCGGCTGTAGAACGGCCTCTTTTATCGCTTCCTCAGGATTGCAGCGATAAACAGGTCAATATGACAGTAACCTCAATGGATTCAGCTCTATCGAATTCCGATAATTGCTCTGACATTGAAATGGAAAATATACAACATAAAATACATCCCACACCACCACCCACCAGAAGAAATCAATCACCCTCACCACCATCTCATCGAAATCGTTCACCCTCACCACCAACCAATCGAAAACGTTCCATATCACCACCACCTCCAGCAACATCTTCTTCAGATGATAATTTAAGTCCAAAATCTTCACCTACTAGAGATTCTTCCAAGGACTAA
- the LOC111685943 gene encoding chloride channel protein 2 isoform X7, translating to MVYLRDRERERERDRMQKHVERIIHDEEFGEENVEQVDSEWADFEKFIHQLRQRRSSTTSMEEELRHAQRQPRIKSQAFYPCPPPAEHGRDSDSSSDDDDSFGYLDTAMYGRYTKDLGEFAKDEARKLKLLEKRRKLEDKQRNKELLGKRKSRAFKVASWIWKHTFARLGEDWVFLALLGIIMALLSYVMDKGISICTSARVWLYRDLTSQPIAQYFAWVSLPVCLILFSAGFVHLIAPQSIGSGIPEMKTILRGVALKEYLTFKTLVAKIVGLTATLGSGMPLGKEGPFVHIASIVAQLLSKLVTSFQGIYENESRNSEMLAAACAVGVGACFAAPVGGVLFSIEVTTTYFAVRNYWRGFFAAVCGATVFRLLAVWFQNADTVRAVFLTNFTTEFPFDPQELFVFALMGVVCGLGGAAYVWVHRRYVLFMRSNKKMNKFLQKNRFLYPGFLALLVSTLSFPLGTGQFIAGELGTHEQVTQLFSNFTWSQDYLTVEQAAIVTHWMTPYTNVFINLSCYVLFTFLFSIVASTIPVPSGIFIPVFKIGAGLGRLIGESMHLWFPSGVRYGGRLSPIIPGGYAVVGAAAFSGAVTHTVSVAVIVFEMTGQITHVVPVMIAVLIANAIAALLQPSMYDSIILIKKLPYLPDLLPSSSGMYSIYVEDFMVRDVKYIWQNISYQKLKEVLKANKTLRSLPLVDNPDNMILLGSVQRYELIKMIEKHIGREKRMEMAQKWHKEAEERAREEERKKLEAEQKMRRPSRFEVLPAPDIISLRQIANDEMLPPKKKQESLNNTLQPRKSILKKTNSFNLKAFAPTSLHSPNITPYTTITGTEYRIRNAFEAIFKKSTTLQDVQPAAGDAGNISAATSAGDMTPGTPSVHRTPSTPGISKKVQLPRERVIDMSPEDQKKWEMEEMQKPIDLDKANVHIDPSPFQLVERTSILKVHSLFSMVGINHAYVTKIGRLVGVVGLKELRKAIEDINSNSFVVQNQLKDSDPNDVEKSAVERPLLSLPQDCSDKQVNMTVTSMDSALSNSDNCSDIEMENIQHKIHPTPPPTRRNQSPSPPSHRNRSPSPPTNRKRSISPPPPATSSSDDNLSPKSSPTRDSSKD from the exons atgtATGGCCGTTATACCAAAGATTTAGGAGAATTTGCCAAAGATGAAGCCAGAAAACTCAAATTACTTGAAAAACGACGAAAATTGGAGGACAAACAGAGGAATAAG GAACTCTTAGGTAAACGCAAATCACGTGCATTTAAAGTAGCATCATGGATATGGAAACATACATTTGCCCGTCTTGGGGAAGATTGGGTATTTTTAGCCTTATTAGGTATTATAATGGCCCTGCTATCGTATGTCATGGACAAGGGCATTTCAATATGTACCAGTg CTCGTGTTTGGTTATATCGCGATTTAACCTCACAACCTATAGCTCAATATTTTGCCTGGGTTTCCCTGCCTGTCTGTTTGATTTTATTCTCCGCTGGTTTTGTACATTTAATAGCACCACAAAGTATAG GTTCCGGTATACccgaaatgaaaacaattttacgTGGTGTGGccttaaaagaatatttaacatttaaaacattagtGGCCAAAATTGTTGGTTTAACGGCAACTTTGGGCAGTGGTATGCCATTAGGAAAGGAA GGTCCATTCGTACATATAGCAAGTATTGTAGCACAATTATTAAGTAAGCTAGTAACATCATTCCAAGGTATCTATGAAAATGAATCGCGTAATTCAGAAATGTTAGCAGCCGCCTGTGCCGTGGGAGTAGGCGCCTGTTTTGCAGCACCCGTAGGAG GTGTCTTGTTTAGCATAGAAGTAACTACCACTTATTTTGCTGTGCGCAATTATTGGCGTGGTTTCTTTGCGGCCGTTTGTGGTGCTACCGTTTTTCGTTTGTTGGCCGTTTGGTTTCAAAATGCCGATACAGTGCGTGCggtatttttaactaatttcacCACCGAATTTCCTTTTGATCCTCAGGAGTTATTTGTTTTCGCTTTAATGGG TGTTGTTTGTGGTTTAGGCGGTGCTGCTTACGTTTGGGTCCATCGTCGTTATGTGTTATTTATGcgttcaaataagaaaatgaataaatttttacagaaaaa TCGCTTTTTGTATCCCGGTTTCTTGGCTTTATTGGTTTCAACTCTATCCTTTCCCTTAGGCACTGGACAATTTATTGCCGGTGAATTGGGCACCCACGAACAGGTCACACAATTGTTTAGCAATTTCACTTGGAGTCAGGATTATTTGACGGTGGAACAGGCAGCCATTGTTACGCATTGGATGACACCCTACACAAATGTTTTCATCAATTTATCCTGTTATGTGCTATTCACG TTTCTATTTTCTATTGTGGCTTCCACCATACCAGTTCCCTCGGGTATTTTTATTCCCGTATTTAAAATTGGTGCCGGTCTGGGACGTTTAATAGGTGAAAGTATGCATCTGTGGTTTCCTTCAGGTGTGCGCTATGGTGGCCGTCTTTCACCTATAATCCCAGGGGGTTATGCTGTTGTGGGGGCAGCCGCTTTCTCAGGAGCTGTTACCCATACTGTTTCTGTAGCTGTTATAGTGTTCGAAATGACTGGCCAGATAACTCATGTAGTGCCTGTTATGATAGCTGTGCTTATTGCCAATGCCATAGCTGCTCTTCTGCAACCGTCCATGTATGATagcattattttaattaaaaaattgccCTATCTGCCCGATTTATTGCCCTCTTCCTCGGGCATGTACAGCATATATGTAGAAGATTTTATGGTGCGTGATGTCAAGTATATTTGGCAGaatatttcatatcaaaaactCAAAGAAGTTTTAAAAGCCAATAAAACCTTGCGTTCCCTGCCCTTGGTAGATAATCCCGATAATATGATCTTACTGGGTTCCGTACAACGCTATGAACTTATTAAAATGATAGAGAAACATATTGGCCGCGAGAAACGTATGGAAATGGCACAAAAATGGCATAAGGAAGCCGAAGAGAGAGCCCGCGAAGAGGAGCGCAAAAAACTTGAGGCTGAACAGAAAATGAGACGTCCCTCACGTTTTGAGGTTCTGCCTGCTCCCGATATCATAAGTTTGCGTCAAATAGCCAACGATGAAATGTTACCACCCAAAAAGAAACAAGAATCTTTAAATAATACTTTACAACCTCGCAAATCGATTTTGAAAAAGACAAATTCCTTTAATCTTAAAGCCTTCGCACCTACCTCATTACACAGTCCTAACATAACGCCATATACCACGATAACTGGCACCGAATACCGCATACGCAATGCCTTTGAggcgatatttaaaaaatctaccaCCTTGCAAGATGTTCAACCGGCCGCAGGAGATGCGGGCAATATATCGGCCGCCACTAGTGCGGGCGATATGACACCGGGTACTCCGTCGGTGCACAGGACACCCAGTACACCGGGCATATCGAAAAAAGTTCAATTG CCTCGAGAACGTGTCATCGATATGTCACCGGAAGATCAAAAGAAATGGGAAATGGAAGAAATGCAAAAGCCTATTGATTTGGACAAAGCTAATGTTCATATCGATCCCTCACCATTTCAATTGGTCGAACGTACTTCCATACTCAAAGTTCATTCCCTGTTCTCTATGGTCGGCATCAATCATGCCTATGTTACCAAAATTGGCCGTTTAGTGGGTGTGGTCGGTCTTAAAGAG TTGCGCAAAGCCATCGAAGACATCAATAGCAACAGTTTCGTTGtacaaaatcaattaaaagaCAGTGATCCCAACGATGTGGAAAAATCGGCTGTAGAACGGCCTCTTTTATCGCTTCCTCAGGATTGCAGCGATAAACAGGTCAATATGACAGTAACCTCAATGGATTCAGCTCTATCGAATTCCGATAATTGCTCTGACATTGAAATGGAAAATATACAACATAAAATACATCCCACACCACCACCCACCAGAAGAAATCAATCACCCTCACCACCATCTCATCGAAATCGTTCACCCTCACCACCAACCAATCGAAAACGTTCCATATCACCACCACCTCCAGCAACATCTTCTTCAGATGATAATTTAAGTCCAAAATCTTCACCTACTAGAGATTCTTCCAAGGACTAA